Part of the Chanos chanos chromosome 5, fChaCha1.1, whole genome shotgun sequence genome, TTGTCTCCTTTCCCGAGGACTAACAATTGATGGAAATCTGAAGTGCTTGAGGTAAACAATGTGGTTGATTAGGACAACTCAGAAGGACAGCTGGAAATGCAGCCAATGTTAGCCTGCCTActaatggatgtgtgtgtgagcgtgcatccgtgtgtgtgtgtgtgtgtgtgtgcgcacgcgtgtttgtgtgagatgtgtgtatgtgttggtcCAACACTTATTGACTCCTGGAGAGATGTTTGTGAGGATCACCCTTGTGCAGTtcatgtatgtcagtgtgtgtgtgagtgtgggtgcgtgtgtatgtatgtgtgtgtacacataagACCTTGTGGCTCCTTGACAACACCATGTGTACGTGTTTCGTGTGTATAAGAGTGGGGTAGACGGACCACTGCTGGTGCTGCTGCACGGAGGAGGACATTCTGCATTATCCTGGGCTGTCTTTACTGTACGTtatacgtgcacacacgcacacacacacacacacacacacacacacacacacacacactgacacacatcttGCTTTGTCCCAATTTGTGCAGTATTGTCAGATCCATAATATTTGCTGTACTACGTGATGGGCCTCAAAACATGACTGTGAAATGTGTACTCTTGTCTGAAATGGTCGTGTCTAGGCGGCCATGACAAGCAGGGTGACCTGTCGGGTCTTGGCCATGGATTTACGGGGTCATGGTAAAGTCAAAGTCCTTGCAtatgaaatatgtcatttaaaaccactgaaacacatAGAAACATAATCATATGAGTACAAGCACTGTTTGACCCACTGCACTGTTCTTTTAAAAGCATAATTAAAtgcctgtgtcagtgtttctagTTTCTGGATTAAAGCCAACAGATATTAGTCTTACAGTGGATTAGATTCTtcagtgtatacagtgaaactGATTATTAGTTTATGCCAGCTGAAACTGAGATATATTCATCTATGACTCACATGGGTCATATTTGTGTTGAACAGGTGCCACGCAAGTTAAACATTCCGATGACCTTTCAACCCAAACTATGTCCAGGTAgcacatctatacacacacacacacacacacacacacacacacatctttccaGCCAGGTTACTTTCAGGTAGCGCATAAACATACACTATACATacttttctctcctgttctgaTGGCCCTCTCCAAAACTCTGCAGAGATGTGGCCAATGTGGTTCGAGCAACATATGGAGAAATCCCACCCCCCATCGTCCTGGTTGGACACAGTATGGGCGGAGCCATTGCAGTTCATGCCGCCAGTGGTACTCTGCTGCCCTCTGTGGTGGGACTGGTTGTCATTGACGTTGTGGAAGGTGAACCATTAACGACTATTGTTTTACAACATTTATAGTTTCATTATAACATGATAATAACACAAATATAACCATTTTACTGCTTATTTTTCATTGCTCTTTACAATAACGTGCCAGTAGTGCTGGCACCATGCTGTTATGTATGAGCATGAGGAAGCCTacaacaaaagttttttttaattaacatttttattattgtacaATATTGATCATGACAGTACTTCTAACACATATTTGCCCTACGGATTCTGTCATTAAACAATGGATTCCACCAAATCTACTGATGGATACATAGCAAACAATCCCCTAGCTATGATTATTCGCAGTATGTTTGATATATAGATCcggatgtgggggggggggggggggggtgacattttatttgtgtgtgctgcATTACTGAGGGTCTGGCTGCATTCTGTTTTTCCCACAGGAAGTGCTATGGATGTGCTTCACAGCATGCAGAACTTCCTGAGGGGCCGGCCCAAATCCTTCAAATCCATCGACCACGCCATAGAATGGAGGTTGTTATTATGACTACAGCACTGAGCATTGAGTAAACAGTAACAATAAAACCACTGATTATTCAAATCTGAAATTATTACTTAGTTTATATTTGCTGAGCCAACATACTTTCACCCTTTGCCTGAGACATATTTGGATTCCTGAGTATTTAATTATCTAAAAgaataataatttaatttatCTTTGAATccaagggaaaaagaaaatccataaAAAACATAACTCATAAACGATAACTAGTCACCAATGTTTTTATGAACATAAGTTACTTTTCTTTGTGGCTTGCCTCCGGCTTGTGATGATATACAGTGTTCTGGGGTCAGATAAACAGGGGTGTAAATAAAGTCCAAAAAGAGGCTGTCAGTGAGCCTTATATGGTCTACTAGACAGTGAAATACTGGAGACTAAAATGATCAGCTTCATATGATTATTATCACCATCATCTCTGACATCTTAATGAGGAACCTTCTCACTTCTTCATTATTTGTCCCTCACTGACTCATTTATGAAATTTCCTCTATTTAACtacattttcattcagtttccCTACcattagctctctctctctctcagtctactTCTCTCATACACTCCTCTCTACAGTGTTAAAAGTGGACAAATCAGAAATTTAGAGTCTGCCAAAGTATCCATGGTGGGTCAGGTCAGGAGGTAGGTCCTATGGTTTCATCACTTCTTTTGCTATTTGTTGCAACAGTTGTGTTCTTGTAATTGTTAGCAATCACAAGACCGTATCTCTTTCgctttctctcacattctctctcttcctccctctaactctctgttcctctttcaatctctctcctcctctctctttgtctctcctcctctctctttctctcttacacacacaggtgcgAAGGAGAGGACGGGGACACTGCAGAGCAGGTCAGCCCTGTTACCGAGGGGGTTGCCGAGGGCCACGAGGAGTTCTACGACCTGAATTATGTCACTGATAAAGCTGAGAGCACGTCCTCAGAGGTGAGCCTCTCAGAACAGGAGGTAAGAACCAACGCCCATGCACACTCGCTGTATACACAGACCTCATAATGTCCCACTATCTGTCAGTGACTTTGTATTCCCAGCTTACTGCCCCTGAGCTGTTGCCCATCTCATACTCTATAGTGTTTCCTAACAGTCATAATACTACATGTCATCAAACATCACAACTCGTAACATAGTAACATAACTATATGCACTAAAGAAATGAACAGTGTCTATAATATGGATTGTTATGCATTACTTTCAAGAGATCTACTTTCAAGATACATATGTGATATCACAGAATACATATGCATGTGAGTTTCCCTCTATGTAAGCccacacatgcatgtttgtgtttgtgtgtgtgtgtgtgtgtgtgtgttgtgtgcgtgtgtgtgtgtgtgttgtgtgtgtgtgtgtgtgtgtgtgtgtgtgtgttgtgatttggTAGCCCTCAAGTGTGTACAGTTGGAGAATTGACCTGTCTAAAGCTGAAAAGTACTGGGACGGCTGGTTTCGTGGAATCTCAAACCTTTTCTTGAGCTGCAATGTCCCTAAACTACTACTGTTGGCAGGTTAGAGACACAAACTCACAATCTGCcttcacaacaaacacacacagaatcagacTCTGCATAACAAAAAGAGAACCATACTGTGTATTATAAATCTACAGTATAACAATCTGCACATTCCTAGACACAGAAATTATAGTTATGTAGTTATATGTATGTTATAGTTTATGTTACTGGTTCACAGCCGTGACAAGTTGAGGATTATGTGCAGTTCCGTTAAGAAGAGGATTCATTGCGTGTTATATTTTATAGGTATAGATCGCCTGGACAGAGATCTAACTATTGGCCAGATGCAAGGTGAGTTTGTTTTGGacagtacaaatacacacaataatTATGACTGTATGAGTGTAGGAGTGCATTATTGAAATCCTCTATGTGTCGACATGCACAgtccaaaaaaaatgttaccgTCTCGGGGAAATGAGCAGGATTCCAGACTCCCCAGTGTGACAGTAACAGCTGGGAGACAGCTGGCTCTGTCAGTCATGACCCCCTCATAGCAAATAATATCatccgcccacacacacacacacacgcacatacatacatgcacagaggAGCACAAGCTAATAGAGATTTCATATTTATCATATAATACCTCAAACATTGCATAAATTAGGAAATGAGATCTCAGGTTCTTAGGTTAAATCTTCTTAGGTtaagtcttctttttctttcccaggAAAATTCATGATGCAGGTGCTGCCCCCCTGTGGTCATGCAGTGCATGAAGACACACCAGATAAAGTAAGAATTCAGTGTGTCCAGTCCCAAAGGGATCATTAATCCAGCAGTTGTTGAGTCATCATTCTAGGCACTTCTTGAAATATATTTATCATTTCCAGTTACCAAAACAGGGTGTAAACAAGAAACTAGATTACTTATCAGTTAAAAGTCTCAGTTTAATATAATAGACTATTTAAGCACCTTAAAGTGTTTGAACGTTGtaattttatgcatttattgaTCTTACGGGGAGAGCACTAACAACTCTGAATTAACTTCTTTGGAAAAATTTTAGCAATGCATTTCAGAGAATCTGTTTAAGGATCATGTTTTCTCTAAACGTCTGCACTTATTGTTAAAGTCATAGACTGGATGTAATGGTGATGTAACTCTGTGTGAAACGTGCAGGTGGCAGACGCACTCGCAAGCTTCATGATCAGACACAAGTTTGCAGAGGCCAGGAGTGAAACCAAAAGGTCTGTTGAGATTCTAGTAATAAGACCCATGATTCTGTGTAGATGTACATCCAGAGGGAAAGGCACCAAGTCTCAGTCCccttgctgattttttttttctgaatgaaacGAAATCAGAATTTTTACCTGATAATATATAATGTTATAACCGTAACATATAATATGGCTTTTCGaaatttttactaaaaatgacACGCCACTTTTGTGTATTTCACACCCATTTCTTTACCAACGGTTAAGTCATACCTGGGGCTAACTTGGATTTTTGAATCAAGGATTTAATTCAAAATTTAATTTGACACAGTTTAAGTTGTTGGAAGTCCTCCTTGGCATTCTTGGCAGTTGCAGCGTGTGCAGGTGGGAGTATATCTCCTTACTGTCTTGATTGTTCTAATTATTTTCCAGTTCTTCATACCCTTTTATGCGGTGAGGACCACTGAGTGAGTATAATCATTTTTCCCCACACTCATTATCCTGTCAACGCTTAACTACAGAATTGTTGAAGAACTGGTGGAtagaacacagcacacattctGTAAAACAACTAAAGGCTAACATGAGCACTGTAGTTAATGTAAAGACTACATATTCACATTATAATATGCGGCTGGActaatattataataatataaatgctgctctctgttttaGGTTCCCTTGGGCTATGGATGATGACAAAACCCTGTCACACTCTGCTCTATTCACCTCAGTACTAAGACATCTACCACCCTAATTTAATCAATCCTTTCTTTAAAGCTTAATTCATGATCATGATTCAGAATTTCAATTTGTATCAAGATTTTTATATCAGGACTGTTGATTTTCATTAGTTGATTCAGGTTTTTTTGCACTTGTTTTTGCACTTGCACTTGTTAACAGAAAATTGATAAAACATGTATGATGAAAAACATTGCCTATAAAAATGTTTGCTGATAAAAAACAGAAGACCTACAGTACGGTTTAAAAGGTCATAGAATGTGTTGCAGTACTTTTTTGAGGCTCCCCTGAGAGAGCAAAGACCAGCGTTGCCATTAAGCACACACAACTGTTAACCCCACACTTTTATCACAAAGTGACAACTAActgatcaacacacacagaggaaaatgggggaaaaatatagttaaaaatcacaataaaatttATTGAGATTTAAAGCCACAGTCTGACTTGAACACGTGCAAAATATTTACCATGAATCAGCACAAATTTTCTGTGTGCACACtgtaccgtgtgtgtgtgtgtgtgtgtgtgtgtgtgtctgtgtttgtgtcaggaaCAGGGCAACGGGCTGTGTATGGACTGTTGGTTacaaattctttaaaaatgaactttaacctataaatacaaataaagtgCATTATGGGAAAATGggtcagatgaagagagagagggagacagagcgagagagagagagagagagagagagagagagagagagaggttacatATGGAGAACCACTGTTAATAAAACAATCTATATACATTATGCACACCATTACATCAAATGAATTTCTGGAAGAACCAGTTTCTGAACCTAATAAGAATCCACTGAAATGCACACTTGAATAAAGCCAGAATCATGCTCCAGTAACAGGTCCGTTAGTATGAAAGAGCAGGGTCAAAACAATCCAAAGACGTCAGCACTTTCcacctgaagaaaaaaaaaaaccaaaaaaacccaatactTTTCCTCACTATCATCCAGAATGTTGCTTCTTTGGTACGGCCAAAGTAAACACCCTGAAAGAGTTTTCGAGGAGGCGGTTCAATACTAGTGAAGCTTCTTAAATACTGCATGTTATACAATCCAAATACAATTctatagaaaaataaaacttttttttttcctttatcaaaATAGTTTTCTTTAGACaggtttcactctctctgtgtccaatTCACAGACattcatgaaacacacagcgTGAAATGCATTGACCAGAGGACTCCGCggtgaggagggggaggaggatgGCTGATTGTCGAGCGTTTCCGCTCTAGCGAGCATAACCAAGTGCTTCACTTACCCTGTGTCCACCCTTAAGTGTACACTCTGTTTCACGGGCCGGGAGAGTGGAAAGGAGAGAGTCTTTTAGATAGCGTTCCGTTTTGGGGTCTGTTTTGGGGACAAGTTCTGGGgttagataaagagagagagaaagtgagagaaagagagacagagagagagagagaggaatggagagtAGCTACAGGCCAAAGACCCTGTTATCCTAATCCTGCAGGTAGCGTTGATAGCAGTGTGGTGTCATAAGTGCAGGTGGCAGTGATGTCGTTATGTGATGCTCTCTCATGGCTGTGACATCATtataggaagaaaaaaaaaagctccttttCGATCTGCAAAGAGGCTCACTGCAAATCTGACCCACTCCAATTTGTCCTGGTGACTCCCATTTTATGGTGTGGATGATTGTGACCTCATCAGCATTTCCCctcctctgtgggtgtgtccATGTCAGAGAGCCCTGCCCCCGGGCTTAAGGCCAAAGACGTCTCTGAACTGCCACTAGCCATTAGCTGCTGCTGCTCACCTACCAAAGACAAGACAGTACAAACACTCTGAGCAGTGCACTAACCACATATGACAATGTTAATACTACACATTTTGTTATTGCTTGTAATTACTGCCTGCAGTGCTGTtgaaaaaagcatttgaaatggTGAAACCTGGACTCATTGCAGGATATGTCTGAGTTCCACTTGGATCATATGCTCCTGCTGACAGAGATTAGCAGGATTAAAGATTTAATCCCTGACACAAGGGAAACAAACAGCACCCACTTGATTCAGTCAGGGAAGAAAAGGTTTCAGTATAATACACTCAGTAtgttaaatgaagaaataaCATGGTAGCAATGAAATTGTATACAGCCAATGACAACTTCTGGCTGTGTTCCACCAGCACACTGGCTGACATATATAATATTCATACTatgattcattttcatatttattataCTACTGGAAAACACTGCTAACATTACTAAaatttttattactattattatgcTAAAATAGCTAATTGCTTAAGACATCACTCGAAGCAGTGGTTGACACAGACAGAATAGGAAACCACAAAAGATTCCCTTTACTCGCACaaaaaatcaaagcatttctctctctctctcttacacatacacacctgtacaCGCACACCCACGTGCACAGCCACACATATTAACACTGAAGACATATGCACTTACTGTGCTCAGCTTCTGTGGTGTCTTGAGACAAGGGTTCTGAGTCCAGGAGGACC contains:
- the LOC115813176 gene encoding protein phosphatase methylesterase 1-like — protein: MWEENFDTENHGVGRKRDYSPVSWSEYFEMMDDVVVGSAENKDVFRVYKSGVDGPLLVLLHGGGHSALSWAVFTAAMTSRVTCRVLAMDLRGHGATQVKHSDDLSTQTMSRDVANVVRATYGEIPPPIVLVGHSMGGAIAVHAASGTLLPSVVGLVVIDVVEGSAMDVLHSMQNFLRGRPKSFKSIDHAIEWSVKSGQIRNLESAKVSMVGQVRRCEGEDGDTAEQVSPVTEGVAEGHEEFYDLNYVTDKAESTSSEPSSVYSWRIDLSKAEKYWDGWFRGISNLFLSCNVPKLLLLAGIDRLDRDLTIGQMQGKFMMQVLPPCGHAVHEDTPDKVADALASFMIRHKFAEARSETKSSSYPFMR